Proteins from a single region of Persephonella sp.:
- the radC gene encoding DNA repair protein RadC, whose product MSFKKYIYKKKIKELPEDLLPREKALNYGIGSLSDVELLALLLGQGTKDLNVLGLADKVLNGKDLINLKNISMADLLKIKGVGKAKALQILAIKEILKRIEEDEEKLSFSSPDDVYRHLKWLSKEKQEKMVAIYTNTMNQLLGEEIIAIGSLNVLNVKPRDIFVPALKYNSYGIILAHNHPEGSAEPSKEDISFTENIKKLSIQLGFELLDHIIIGKKGFYSFSAQNLI is encoded by the coding sequence ATGAGTTTTAAAAAGTATATATACAAAAAAAAGATAAAAGAACTTCCTGAGGATCTTCTTCCAAGGGAAAAAGCTCTCAATTATGGTATTGGATCACTTTCAGATGTTGAACTTCTTGCTTTACTACTTGGACAGGGCACAAAGGACCTTAATGTTTTAGGTCTTGCTGATAAGGTTCTTAATGGTAAAGATCTTATAAACCTGAAAAATATCTCAATGGCAGATCTTTTGAAGATAAAAGGGGTTGGTAAAGCAAAAGCCCTCCAAATATTAGCCATAAAAGAGATATTAAAAAGAATTGAGGAAGATGAGGAAAAACTGAGCTTCAGCTCACCAGATGATGTTTACAGGCATCTCAAGTGGCTATCAAAAGAAAAACAGGAAAAGATGGTAGCGATCTACACAAATACAATGAACCAGCTCTTAGGGGAAGAGATAATCGCCATAGGATCTTTGAATGTTCTTAATGTTAAACCGAGAGATATATTTGTTCCTGCTTTAAAATACAATTCCTACGGAATTATTCTTGCTCACAACCACCCTGAAGGATCTGCCGAGCCTTCAAAGGAAGACATAAGTTTTACAGAAAATATTAAAAAGCTATCAATTCAGCTTGGATTTGAGCTTCTTGACCACATCATAATAGGAAAAAAAGGGTTTTACTCTTTTAGTGCACAAAATCTGATTTAG